TAGCTTTAGCTACTTCTAAATCAGCACAGACTGCCTTACCTACTCCCATAACTTCTATACTTTCATTCTTTGCTAAATCTACTATTGTTTTTGTATTAGCTATCAATTTTCTTATGTTAATCTCTACTTTTGGGTTAGACATATAAACCACCTCACTAAGATGCTTAAACCGTTTCTGCTTCTGTTTCATCCATATCTAAGTGCTTCCTAACTGCTTCATCAATCGGCTCAATTGTTATTCCCAATAATCCAAATATTATAGAAACAATAGGAGTTAACCAGTTAAAGAATGCAAATGGTAAATAAGCAACAGTAGCTACCCCTAATGTACTACTCATATAAGCACCACCAGTATTCCACGGAACAAGACAACCGGTTACAGTTCCACTATCTTCTAAAGCACGAGATAAGTTCTTAGGATGAAGTCCTTGATCTTTATAAGCTTGAGCATACATTCTTCCTGTAACAACAATTGACATATACTGTTCAGAAAGCACTACATTCATTCCAATAGCTGATAAGATTGTTGCAGCTATTAAAGAACCATCGGATTGTGCTTTTTGTAGGATTTTATCTACTATAACTTTTAGCTGATTAGTATTCTCCATAATTCCACCAAACATCATAGCCGTAATTACAATAGAAATGGAGTATAACATAGCTGTAAATCCACCATTAGTCAAAAGACTATCTAAAGCAGTAACTCCAGTTTCACTAATGTATCCGTTATATGCTGCATTTAAAATTTGTCCAAAGTTATTACCTTGGAAAATAACTCCTAGAATTGCTCCACTAACAATCCCCATTGAAATTCCAGGAATAGCCGGTATCTTTTTAATAGCTAATCCAATAACAATAATTGGAGGTAATAATAATATTAAACTAATATTGAACTGACTAGATAAACCTTCTAAAATTTGATTTACTCTCCCCATTGTTTCTACACTTCCGCCACCATAAACAAATCCTAAAACTGTTTCAATAATCAAAACTATAATATAACTTGTTCCTGTTGTATAGACCATATGTTTAATATGTTCAAATAACTCACTACCAGCCATTGCCGGAGCAAGATTTGTAGTATCAGATAAAGGTGACATCTTATCTCCAAAGTATGCCCCAGATAATACAGCACCAGCGACAATAGGCATTGGCATTCCTAAACCTTCACCTACACCCATTAAAGCAACACCAATAGTTCCTGCAGTTCCCCAAGAACTCCCTGTAGCTAAAGAAGTTATAGAACAGATTAAGACCGTTGCTACTAAGAAAATCTTTGGACTTAAAATCTGTAATCCATAATATATCATCGTCGGCACTGTACCGCTTAATATCCAAACCCCAACTAAGACTCCTATAACAGAAAGAATTACAATCGCCTGCAGAGCATTGGTTATTCCATCCATCATGCCTTTCTCAATCTCTTTCCATTTATATCCCGCTCTATATGCCATAATTGCTGCTACAAAAGCTCCTATCAACATAGGAACATGTGGAGCAGTCTCATATTTTACAATTGCCAAACCTATTGCAACAACTAAGGATAAAAGTGATACCAACGCTTCCCATAAAAAAGGCTCTCGTTTAGTAGACATTATTTTTTATCTCCCCTTCATTATTTAGTTTAAATTATTAAATATGATTAACTAAGAATTCCTCCTACCACTCCCTTCATTAAGTCTTAAAATTAAATATTTAATTCTACATATATTATAATGCAAATATTATTCCAAACTATTTTAATTTTTCAGAAAAATTAAAATAA
The sequence above is a segment of the Selenihalanaerobacter shriftii genome. Coding sequences within it:
- the nhaC gene encoding Na+/H+ antiporter NhaC, which translates into the protein MSTKREPFLWEALVSLLSLVVAIGLAIVKYETAPHVPMLIGAFVAAIMAYRAGYKWKEIEKGMMDGITNALQAIVILSVIGVLVGVWILSGTVPTMIYYGLQILSPKIFLVATVLICSITSLATGSSWGTAGTIGVALMGVGEGLGMPMPIVAGAVLSGAYFGDKMSPLSDTTNLAPAMAGSELFEHIKHMVYTTGTSYIIVLIIETVLGFVYGGGSVETMGRVNQILEGLSSQFNISLILLLPPIIVIGLAIKKIPAIPGISMGIVSGAILGVIFQGNNFGQILNAAYNGYISETGVTALDSLLTNGGFTAMLYSISIVITAMMFGGIMENTNQLKVIVDKILQKAQSDGSLIAATILSAIGMNVVLSEQYMSIVVTGRMYAQAYKDQGLHPKNLSRALEDSGTVTGCLVPWNTGGAYMSSTLGVATVAYLPFAFFNWLTPIVSIIFGLLGITIEPIDEAVRKHLDMDETEAETV